Proteins encoded within one genomic window of Psilocybe cubensis strain MGC-MH-2018 chromosome 2, whole genome shotgun sequence:
- a CDS encoding Copper transport protein ctr6, with protein sequence MDHGGHGGHDGHDMPTMARCKMNMLWNTDIIDTCIVFKSWHIRTSTGFLLSCLAIVALGVLYEYLRGVQRDLDKRIALSLAAGKAKGRERSRTRDGDSGQSEGNVATLVDVEEVDSEEAGLLTGRRALKSSLTGTPVPPVSRALRAAVYGATVFLSFFLMLVFMTYNAYLIFATVLGAALGHYIFGATINVDAILSESSGGKGMACH encoded by the exons ATGGACCACGGGGGACATGGCGGACACGACGGGCACGACATGCCCACCATGGCGCGATGCAAGATGAACATGCTCTG GAACACCGATATCATCGACACCTGCATCGTCTTCAAGAGCTGGCACATACGCACATCTACCGGCTTCCTCCTTTCATGCCTTGCCATCGTCGCGTTGGGTGTTCTGTACGAGTACCTTCGCGGCGTCCAACGGGATCTCGACAAGCGCATTGCGCTGTCGCTCGCTGCGGGCAAGGCAaaagggagggagaggagcaGGACCAGGGACGGAGATTCAGGGCAGTCGGAAGGTAATGTCGCTACGCTTGTCGATGTCGAGGAGGTCGATTCGGAGGAGGCGGGGTTGCTGACTGGTCGACGGGCACTGAAATCGTCTCTTACAGG CACCCCAGTGCCGCCTGTGTCGCGCGCCCTCCGTGCTGCCGTATACGGAGCGACGGTGTTCCTCAGCTTCTTCCTCATGCTGGTGTTCATGACATACAAT GCCTATCTAATTTTCGCCACCGTCCTCGGTGCTGCGCTCGGTCACTACATCTTCGGCGCAACGATCAACGTTGACGCCATCCTCTCGGAGTCGAGTGGTGGAAAGGGAATGGCATGCCATTAA
- a CDS encoding Proteasome subunit alpha type-4-2, which produces MEAISHAGTVLGVLAKDGVVLAAEKKVTGKLLDLSSAKEGGYGGSGEKIYLLNSNVIGGVAGLTADANSLVNYARSAAQQHLLQYNEDIPVELLAQRLCDMKQGYTQFGGLRPFGVSLLYAGYDPHYNFQLYHSDPSGNYSGWKATCIGANNGTAQSLLKQEYKDGIEVKEAVGLVLRTMGKTMDSTSLSSEKLEFAVLTLDPTTKQPRAKIYRPAEIDALLEREGLAKKEDEGVPGA; this is translated from the exons ATGGAAGCAATCTCACACGCCGGCACCGTCCTCGGCGTGCTCGCCAAAGACGGCGTCGTCCTCGCCGCTGAGAAAAAAGTTACGGGCAAACTCCTCGATTTGTCTAGTGCGAAGGAGGGCGGGTATGGGGGTAGTGGAGAGAAGATTTATTTGTTGAATAG CAACGTAATAGGCGGCGTCGCAGGGCTCACCGCCGACGCCAACTCGCTCGTCAACTACGCGCGCTCAGCAGCCCAACAGCACCTTTTGCAGTATAATGAGGATATCCCCGTCGAGCTCCTCGCGCAGAGGTTGTGTGATATGAAGCAGGGGTATACGCAATTTGGCG GTCTCCGACCCTTCGGCGTCTCCCTCCTCTACGCAGGCTACGACCCCCACTACAACTTCCAACTGTACCACTCCGATCCCTCAGGCAACTACTCTGGGTGGAAAGCCACCTGTATAGGCGCGAATAACGGTACGGCGCAGAGTTTGCTGAAGCAGGAGTATAAAGATGGGATTGAGGTCAAGGAGGCGGTGGGCTTGGTGTTGAGGACTATGGGGAAGACTATGGATAGTACGAGTTTGAGTAGTGAGAAAT TGGAATTCGCAGTGCTCACACTAGATCCGACGACGAAGCAGCCGCGCGCAAAGATATATAGGCCCGCTGAGATCGATGCGTTGTTGGAGCGGGAGGGGCTggcgaagaaggaggatgAGGGGGTGCCGGGTGCTTGA
- a CDS encoding putative gluconokinase has product MVHMELESDAGRQMEVDAEAGREVESCALDDAVGSAGQGQGEVDVDVDVDEAGKEREEEEEKVLIIVMLWLWWDMGVSGTGKSTLSHALAHTLSFAHIEGDDLHPRANVEKMSAGVPLGDGDREPWLARVRAEGVRVLVEGEKGKGCRGVVVSCSALKAYYRDILRGKRPLSSPSSLSAPTPTPTHAEIQTYFVHISGSPALLLERMEKRPGHFMKAPMLASQLRTLEDPAGEPGVVVVDLERGTGEQVREALRGLRGVVPGEGKEGRGRGFVRYLEEVERGLDVKDV; this is encoded by the exons ATGGTGCATATGGAGCTCGAGTCGGATGCTGGGAGACAGATGGAGGTAGATGCAGAGGCGGGGAGGGAGGTAGAGTCGTGTGCTTTGGATGATGCGGTTGGGAGTGcggggcaggggcagggggaggtcgatgttgatgtcgatgtcgatgaagcGGGtaaagagagagaggaagaggaggaaaaggtGCTTATTATTGTGATG TTATGGTTATGGTGGGATATG GGCGTATCAGGCACGGGCAAATCCACCCTTTCGCACGCCCTCGCACACACGCTCTCATTCGCGCACATCGAAGGCGACGACCTGCACCCGCGCGCGAACGTGGAGAAGATGAGCGCGGGCGTGCCGTTGGGAGATGGGGATCGCGAGCCGTGGTTGGCCAGGGTGAGGGCGGAGGGGGTGAGGGTTTTGGTGGAGGGTGAGAAGGGGAAAGGGTGTAGAGGTGTGGTGGTTAGTTGTTCGGCGCTGAAAGCGTACTACCGCGATATTCTGCGTGGTAAACGGCCCTTatcctctccttcctctctctctgcccccacccccacccccacgCACGCAGAAATCCAAACATACTTCGTCCACATCTCCGGCTCGCCCGCGCTGCTCCTGGAGCGGATGGAGAAGCGGCCGGGGCACTTTATGAAAGCGCCGATGCTGGCGTCGCAGTTGCGCACGCTGGAGGATCCGGCTGGGGAGccgggggtggtggtggtggattTGGAGAGGGGGACGGGGGAGCAGGTTAGGGAGGCGCTGCGTGGGTTGAGGGGGGTGGTGccgggggaggggaaggaggggagggggagggggttTGTGAGGTATTTGGAGGAGGTTGAGAGGGGGTTGGATGTGAAGGATGTGTGA